One segment of Salvelinus namaycush isolate Seneca unplaced genomic scaffold, SaNama_1.0 Scaffold1280, whole genome shotgun sequence DNA contains the following:
- the LOC120036274 gene encoding lysM and putative peptidoglycan-binding domain-containing protein 2-like produces the protein MAEYSPVLPMRDGGARFGIGQPIFPRSRSGSESDSELSQSLARTKIRSYGSTASVAASLGEKYIEHRVTDSDTLQGISLKYEVTMEQIKRTNKLFSNDCIFLRNTLNIPVVSETFNGLSLESPDGDPQHQDYNPLCVGQDRDTEEGPSPPPAPGPGDKDSSSYKRPQPEELSAQDFLHRLDLQIKQSKQAARRLKEEEVRDSEEEYTLPVSSYQEI, from the exons ATGGCGGAGTACTCGCCTGTCCTGCCGATGAGGGATGGTGGAGCGAGGTTTGGTATCGGACAGCCCATCTTTCCCCGGTCCCGGTCCGGTTCAGAATCCGATAGTGAACTGTCTCAGAGTCTGGCCCGAACCAAGATCCGGTCTTACGGGAGTACGGCTAGCGTCGCGGCTTCTCTCGGCGAGAAATACATAGAGCATCGGGTCACAGACAGCGACACTTTGCAGGGCATATCCCTCAAATACGAAGTAACG ATGGAGCAGATCAAGAGGACTAACAAGCTGTTCAGTAACGACTGTATCTTCCTGCGTAACACCCTCAACATCCCTGTGGTCTCAGAGACCTTCAACGGCCTGTCTCTAGAGTCCCCCGACGGAGATCCCCAGCACCAGGACTACAACCCCCTGTGTGTGGGGCAGgacagggacactgaggagggCCCCTCGCCGCCTCCGGCCCCTGGGCCTGGGGATAAGGACAGTAGTAGTTATAAACGGCCCCAGCCAGAAGAGCTGTCGGCTCAAGACTTCCTGCACAGACTGGACTTGCAGATTAAACAGTCTAAGCAGGCAGCACGCAGGCTCAAAGAAGAGGAAGTGAG GGACAGTGAAGAGGAATACACACTTCCTGTTTCATCATACCAGGAGATCTAA